In Gossypium arboreum isolate Shixiya-1 chromosome 5, ASM2569848v2, whole genome shotgun sequence, a single genomic region encodes these proteins:
- the LOC108453005 gene encoding UBP1-associated protein 2C-like: protein MQFMDPTKKRKLDENGIISAVSEPDPITKLTPQDGRKLIERFTVDQLLDILQDAVCRHLDVLSAARSIADQDPSQRKLFIRGLGWDTTTDGLRSLFSVYGELEEAVVILDKATGKSKGYGFVTFKHVDGALLALKEPSKKIDGRVTVTQLAAAGNSGTNTNPVDVHMRKIYVANVPYDMSADKLLGHFAQYGEIEEGPLGFDKQTGKSKGFALFVYKTAEGAQSALVEPVKNIDGRQLNCKLAIEGKKGKPGQDGMMQSGVGAPGNTEMGVGGHGGGYGGPVGPGGPGGMGGYGGFPGGLQGPPGPMGHPHHLNSSGVGVGALSGSGGAAGGGYGSGLSGPYGGYGGPGSTGYGGLTGAGAGVGLSGAAAGSSLYRMPPNSVGMPSGGYPETAHYSLSSAAAFPSQHHQGAGTSPVPRVPPGGMYPNGPPFY from the coding sequence ATGCAATTCATGGATCCCACCAAGAAACGCAAGCTTGATGAAAATGGTATTATTTCAGCGGTATCGGAACCTGACCCAATCACCAAACTAACCCCACAAGATGGCCGCAAGCTAATCGAGCGATTCACCGTCGATCAACTCCTTGACATCCTCCAAGACGCCGTTTGTCGTCACCTTGATGTTCTTTCCGCCGCACGCTCTATTGCCGATCAAGATCCATCTCAAAGGAAGCTCTTCATCCGTGGGTTGGGTTGGGATACTACAACCGACGGCCTTCGTTCGCTTTTTTCGGTCTATGGGGAACTCGAAGAGGCGGTTGTTATCCTCGACAAGGCTACTGGGAAATCCAAAGGGTATGGATTCGTTACCTTTAAGCACGTCGATGGTGCTTTGCTTGCTCTTAAAGAACCCAGTAAGAAAATCGACGGTAGAGTCACGGTGACTCAGCTGGCCGCAGCGGGGAATTCGGGGACGAATACTAACCCTGTGGATGTTCATATGAGGAAGATTTATGTAGCCAATGTGCCGTACGACATGTCAGCGGATAAGTTATTGGGTCATTTTGCACAGTATGGGGAAATTGAAGAGGGTCCTTTGGGCTTCGATAAGCAGACCGGGAAATCAAAGGGATTTGCTCTTTTTGTTTATAAGACGGCAGAAGGGGCTCAGTCGGCGTTGGTGGAGCCGGTGAAGAATATTGATGGGAGACAATTGAATTGTAAGCTTGCTATTGAAGGGAAAAAAGGGAAGCCAGGACAAGATGGGATGATGCAAAGTGGAGTTGGGGCTCCAGGAAATACAGAGATGGGGGTTGGAGGACATGGTGGAGGTTACGGTGGCCCTGTGGGGCCTGGTGGACCAGGTGGCATGGGTGGTTATGGTGGGTTTCCCGGTGGGTTGCAAGGGCCGCCCGGCCCAATGGGTCATCCTCATCACTTGAATTCTTCAGGAGTTGGGGTTGGGGCATTGAGTGGGAGTGGAGGCGCCGCTGGTGGTGGTTATGGTTCTGGCCTTAGTGGGCCGTATGGTGGTTATGGTGGACCAGGTTCAACTGGCTATGGTGGGTTGACTGGTGCTGGTGCAGGGGTTGGTTTGAGTGGTGCAGCTGCAGGGTCTTCTTTATATAGAATGCCACCAAACTCTGTTGGGATGCCATCTGGGGGATATCCGGAGACTGCTCATTACAGCTTGTCTTCTGCAGCTGCTTTCCCCAGTCAGCATCACCAAGGAGCTGGGACATCCCCTGTGCCGAGAGTTCCACCTGGTGGAATGTATCCCAATGGACCACCTTTCTACTGA
- the LOC108489875 gene encoding uncharacterized protein LOC108489875, whose translation MDSRFKGIGWVGGIYQKFETLCHEMDNIVNQDTVKYVENQAQSVGKSMKRFYSDVMLPLKHDAKGVALKRSTTIGTSFESKVAEVDPIEKQPDHASNELFRSVQLSIPASVDAFDGAESDKMSPLVSDVMKITSSDVSREENGIRKMASRSDVPELISQSEDKFIDMEFQSPKRETKISDNSTVDEVNKQLECEFGEICLVDQPGNLNSVDSLLGKQNLTSEQVAGFLNDTKPEVNPEEHATMEKHSATMVSGLLSPFEKESSGSSMLSKFIDCNEKEMPFEAEVPPSTSVQDVRKPSASDVSESTFPGEEESFGASMVNEIVNCDDEIPSVVQSDVSSATLVQGDQNERKDKNDSAGVSDCVSDASGDVTSYKMTSSGIRSEEVMAEVGVVSSCGSVLKEFYFPEKNSLEHSPAKALISHDPINVAELAVPILSGNDLSMASPENDAYRTANSPKSLTEISGNKNVYFGGEPAQIQALSSSNIGPIDDPTDDINISSMETIELYDEVKLEDSCHIPDVTALNAVSHIMNKHKSYKKRIKDALTSKKRLVKEYEQLAIWFGDADMGSDHNHFQTPRPSSSTATSKSKNTQTELVCDSDWELL comes from the exons ATGGATTCTAGATTTAAAGGTATTGGCTGGGTGGGGGGCATTTACCAGAAGTTTGAAACGTTGTGCCATGAGATGGATAATATCGTGAATCAG GACACTGTCAAATATGTTGAGAATCAGGCACAAAGTGTGGGTAAAAGCATGAAGCGATTTTATTCTGATGTTATGCTTCCTCTAAAACATGATGCCAAAGGAGTGGCTTTAAAAAGAAGCACTACAATTGGTACCTCTTTTGAATCAAAAGTTGCTGAAGTTGATCCCATTGAAAAACAGCCTGATCATGCTTCTAATGAACTTTTCCGTTCAGTTCAATTAAGTATTCCGGCTTCTGTTGATGCCTTTGATGGGGCAGAGTCGGACAAAATGTCCCCACTAGTTAGTGATGTTATGAAAATTACAAGCTCTGATGTTAGCAGAGAAGAAAATGGCATAAGGAAAATGGCATCCAGGTCTGATGTACCGGAGCTGATATCTCAGAGTGAGGATAAATTCATTGATATGGAGTTCCAATCCCCTAAAAGGGAGACAAAAATTAGTGATAATAGTACAGTTGATGAGGTAAACAAGCAGCTTGAGTGTGAGTTTGGTGAGATTTGCCTTGTAGACCAACCAGGTAACCTTAATTCTGTGGATTCCCTTTTGGGGAAACAAAATCTAACTTCAGAACAAGTTGCTGGCTTTTTGAATGATACAAAACCTGAAGTGAACCCAGAGGAACATGCCACAATGGAAAAGCATTCGGCAACCATGGTGTCAGGTTTACTATCTCCTTTTGAGAAGGAATCCTCTGGATCTTCAATGTTGAGCAAGTTCATTGATTGTAATGAGAAAGAAATGCCTTTCGAAGCTGAGGTTCCTCCTTCAACTTCAGTTCAGGATGTGAGAAAGCCATCTGCATCTGATGTTTCAGAGTCGACCTTTCCTGGTGAGGAAGAATCATTTGGAGCTTCAATGGTGAATGAGATTGTTAATTGTGATGATGAAATTCCATCTGTTGTTCAATCTGATGTTTCTTCTGCAACTTTAGTTCAGGGTGACCAAAACGaaagaaaagataaaaatgaCAGTGCAGGTGTCTCTGACTGTGTCTCAGATGCTTCAGGTGATGTTACTTCTTACAAAATGACATCTTCAGGCATTCGCTCTGAGGAAGTTATGGCAGAGGTTGGAGTCGTTTCTTCTTGTGGTTCAGTGTTAAAGGAATTTTATTTTCCGGAGAAGAATTCGCTTGAACATTCACCTGCAAAAGCATTAATTTCTCATGACCCCATTAACGTGGCTGAATTGGCAGTACCCATTTTGTCTGGGAATGACTTGTCCATGGCATCTCCTG AAAATGATGCCTACAGAACTGCTAATAGTCCCAAGTCCCTGACTGAAATATCAGGAAACAAAAATGTTTACTTTGGTGGTGAACCTGCTCAAATTCAGGCTTTATCCTCTTCTAATATTG GACCTATAGATGATCCCACTGATGATATCAATATTTCTTCCATGGAGACCATTGAATTGTATGATGAGGTGAAGCTCGAGGATAGCTGTCATATTCCCGATGTTACTGCACTTAATGCCGTCTCTCATATAATgaataaacacaaatcatacaag AAAAGAATCAAGGATGCTTTAACTTCGAAGAAGAGGCTGGTGAAGGAGTATGAGCAGCTAGCAATATGGTTTGGAGATGCGGACATGGGGTCAGACCACAATCATTTCCAAACTCCACGTCCCTCATCCTCTACTGCAACCTCAAAGTCCAAAAATACGCAAACGGAACTTGTATGTGATTCCGACTGGGAACTCCTTTAA
- the LOC108489876 gene encoding protein trichome birefringence-like 31: MKGQSAERIQSLFPVLLASLLVLGTAQLVFDSLKSGKSYVFQYYGKREKLRKSVFVLPEDRMDESCNLFEGQWVWDNVSYPLYEENSCPYLVKQTTCLKNGRPDSFYQNWRWQPHACNLPRFDPLKLLDILRDKRLMFIGDSVQRAQFESMVCLVQSVIPKGKKSFKRDPPRKVFKAKEYNATIEYYWAPFIVESISDHATNHTVLKRLVNLDSISKHGKSWEGVDVLVFESYVWWMYRPQINATYGSMEDVQEYNVTTAYRIAMETWGNWLESTINPHLQKVFFMSMSPTHLWSWEWKPGSRGNCFNESYPIQGSYWGTGSNLAIMEILHEVLQDLKINVTFLNITQLSEYRKDAHTTVFGERRGKLLTKEQRADPLNFADCIHWCLPGVPDTWNEILYAYLLQSYQNFL; this comes from the exons ATGAAGGGGCAATCTGCAGAGAGGATCCAATCATTGTTTCCTGTTTTATTAGCTTCCCTTCTTGTTTTAGGAACAGCACAATTAGTGTTTGATAGCTTGAAGAGTGGCAAAAGCTATGTATTTCAGTACTATGGCAAACGGGAGAAGCTGAGGAAATCGGTTTTTGTTTTACCGGAAGATCGGATGGATGAAAGTTGCAACCTGTTTGAAGGGCAATGGGTTTGGGACAATGTCTCATATCCTCTTTATGAAGAAAATAGCTGCCCTTACTTGGTTAAACAAACAACTTGTCTAAAAAATGGCAGGCCTGATTCTTTTTACCAAAACTGGAGATGGCAGCCTCATGCATGCAACCTACCAag GTTTGATCCATTGAAGCTATTGGACATTTTGAGGGACAAAAGATTGATGTTCATAGGGGATTCAGTTCAAAGAGCCCAATTTGAATCAATGGTTTGCCTGGTACAATCTGTGATTCCCAAAGGGAAGAAATCTTTTAAAAGAGATCCTCCTAGGAAGGTCTTCAAAGCCAAG GAGTACAATGCAACTATTGAGTACTATTGGGCTCCATTCATTGTGGAATCTATCTCTGACCATGCGACAAATCATACTGTATTAAAACGTCTGGTCAACCTTGACTCCATATCTAAACATGGCAAGAGCTGGGAAGGAGTGGATGTGTTAGTATTTGAGAGCTATGTATGGTGGATGTATAGGCCTCAGATCAACGCTAC CTACGGATCCATGGAGGATGTTCAAGAATATAATGTCACAACTGCCTATAGAATTGCAATGGAAACTTGGGGGAATTGGTTAGAATCCACCATTAATCCTCATCTTCAAAAGGTTTTTTTCATGAGTATGTCCCCAACACACCTGTG GAGCTGGGAATGGAAGCCAGGCAGCCGTGGAAACTGCTTCAATGAGTCTTACCCCATCCAAGGTTCATATTGGGGCACGGGGTCTAACCTAGCTATCATGGAGATACTTCATGAAGTTTTACAAGACCTTAAAATCAATGTCACATTTTTGAACATTACCCAGTTATCAGAATATAGGAAAGATGCTCATACGACAGTTTTCGGAGAACGAAGAGGCAAGCTCTTGACAAAGGAACAAAGAGCTGACCCACTGAATTTTGCTGATTGCATTCATTGGTGCTTACCAGGAGTACCTGATACATGGAATGAGATTTTGTATGCATATTTGTTGCAGAGTTATCAAAATTTTTTGTAA